A single region of the Streptococcus sanguinis genome encodes:
- a CDS encoding fructose-6-phosphate aldolase has product MEFMLDTLNLEEIKKWSEVLPLAGVTSNPTIAKKEGKIDFFERIRAVREIIGEGPSIHVQVVAKDYEGILKDAAEIRKKCGDAVYIKVPVTPAGLAAIKTLKAEGYKITATAIYTTFQGLLAIEAGADYLAPYYNRMENLNIDSDAVISQLAQAIERDHSASKILAASFKNVGQINRAFADGAQAITAGPDIFAAAFAMPSIAKAVDDFAADWSAIHNQEYI; this is encoded by the coding sequence ATGGAATTCATGCTTGATACCTTAAATTTAGAGGAGATAAAAAAATGGTCGGAAGTCCTCCCCTTGGCGGGAGTGACTTCTAATCCGACCATCGCAAAAAAAGAAGGAAAAATAGACTTCTTCGAACGGATTCGCGCTGTTCGGGAAATCATAGGAGAAGGTCCATCTATCCATGTGCAGGTTGTTGCCAAGGATTATGAGGGAATCTTGAAAGATGCTGCTGAAATTCGAAAAAAATGCGGCGATGCTGTCTACATTAAAGTTCCGGTTACACCGGCTGGGCTGGCAGCTATCAAAACTCTTAAAGCAGAAGGTTACAAGATTACAGCAACAGCCATTTATACAACCTTTCAAGGTCTATTAGCTATTGAAGCGGGGGCTGACTATCTTGCTCCTTACTATAACCGCATGGAAAATCTCAATATTGATTCAGATGCTGTCATCAGCCAGCTTGCTCAGGCGATTGAGCGGGATCATTCCGCCAGCAAAATATTGGCAGCTTCCTTTAAAAATGTTGGCCAAATCAATCGTGCTTTTGCTGATGGGGCCCAAGCCATTACAGCAGGACCAGATATCTTTGCAGCAGCCTTTGCCATGCCGTCTATCGCTAAGGCAGTGGATGACTTTGCTGCAGACTGGTCAGCAATTCACAATCAGGAATACATTTAA
- a CDS encoding glycyl radical protein, translating to MIQVKEVEKTTIKTDYFGSLTERMNKYREDVLNKKPYIDAERAVLATKAYDKHKEKPNVLKRAYMLKEILENMTLYIEDETMIVGNQASSNKDAPIFPEYTLEFVLNELELFEKRDGDVFYITEETKEQLRSIAPFWENNNLRARAGALLPEEVQVYMETGFFGMEGKMNSGDAHLAVNYQKLLAYGLKGFEEKARAAKEALDLTDPASIDKYHFYDSIFIVVDAVKAYAERFVALANQLAEKAEPKRRQELLEIARICSKVPYEPASTFAEAVQSVWFIQCILQIESNGHSLSYGRFDQYMYPYVKADLEAGRETEASIVERLTNLWIKTITINKVRSQAHTFSSAGSPLYQNVTIGGQTRDKRDAVNPLSYLVLKSVAQTHLPQPNLTVRYHAGLDARFMNECIEVMKLGFGMPAFNNDEIIIPSFIAKGVLEEDAYDYSAIGCVETAVPGKWGYRCTGMSYMNFPKVLLITMNDGIDPASGKRFAPSFGHFKDMKSFAELQTAWDKTLRHLTRMSVIVENSIDLSLEREVPDILCSALTDDCIGRGKHLKEGGAVYDYISGLQVGIANLSDSLAAIKKLVFEEGRLTPAELWHALETDYAGERGKEIQEMLIHDAPKYGNDDDYADKLVTDAYDIYVDEIAKYPNTRYGRGPIGGIRYSGTSSISANVGQGRGTLATPDGRNAGTPLAEGCSPSHNMDKNGPTSVLKSVSKLPTDEIVGGVLLNQKVNPQTLSKEEDKVKLIALLRTFFNRLHGYHIQYNVVSRETLIDAQKHPDKHRDLIVRVAGYSAFFNVLSKATQDDIIGRTEHTL from the coding sequence ATGATCCAAGTAAAAGAAGTAGAAAAAACAACAATAAAAACAGACTATTTTGGCAGCTTAACAGAACGTATGAATAAATATCGGGAAGATGTTTTAAATAAAAAGCCCTATATTGATGCAGAGCGTGCTGTCTTAGCTACCAAGGCTTATGATAAGCATAAGGAAAAACCAAATGTGTTGAAACGTGCTTACATGCTCAAAGAGATTTTGGAAAATATGACGCTTTATATCGAAGATGAAACGATGATTGTCGGTAATCAGGCTTCATCTAATAAAGATGCGCCTATCTTCCCAGAGTATACTTTAGAGTTTGTACTCAATGAACTAGAGCTTTTTGAGAAGCGGGACGGAGACGTCTTTTACATCACAGAGGAAACCAAAGAGCAGCTCCGCAGCATCGCTCCTTTCTGGGAAAACAATAACCTCCGTGCTCGAGCAGGGGCCCTACTTCCAGAAGAAGTTCAGGTTTATATGGAAACTGGCTTCTTTGGCATGGAAGGAAAGATGAACTCTGGGGACGCCCATTTGGCGGTCAACTATCAAAAACTCTTGGCCTATGGGCTGAAAGGTTTTGAAGAGAAAGCGCGTGCAGCTAAGGAAGCCTTGGATTTGACCGATCCGGCTAGTATTGACAAATACCACTTCTATGATTCCATTTTCATCGTTGTGGATGCTGTGAAAGCTTATGCGGAGCGTTTTGTTGCTTTGGCCAATCAGCTGGCTGAAAAAGCAGAGCCTAAGCGCCGTCAGGAGCTCTTAGAAATCGCTAGAATTTGTTCTAAAGTGCCGTATGAGCCAGCATCAACCTTTGCTGAAGCTGTTCAGTCTGTTTGGTTTATCCAGTGTATCCTTCAGATCGAGTCCAACGGACATTCGCTCTCTTATGGCCGCTTTGACCAGTACATGTATCCTTATGTCAAGGCAGATTTGGAAGCTGGACGTGAGACAGAAGCTAGCATTGTAGAACGCTTAACCAATCTCTGGATTAAGACGATTACCATTAATAAAGTGCGCAGTCAGGCCCACACATTCTCATCTGCAGGCAGTCCCCTTTATCAAAATGTGACAATCGGGGGCCAAACGAGAGATAAGAGAGATGCAGTCAACCCACTTTCCTACCTTGTCTTGAAATCTGTAGCTCAAACTCATCTTCCTCAGCCGAATCTGACCGTTCGTTATCATGCAGGCTTAGATGCTCGCTTTATGAATGAGTGTATCGAAGTCATGAAGCTTGGCTTCGGTATGCCGGCCTTCAATAATGATGAAATCATCATTCCGTCCTTTATTGCTAAAGGCGTTTTGGAAGAAGATGCATACGATTACAGTGCTATCGGCTGTGTGGAAACTGCTGTGCCTGGTAAATGGGGCTACCGTTGTACAGGCATGAGCTACATGAACTTCCCTAAGGTACTCCTGATTACTATGAACGATGGAATTGATCCAGCATCTGGCAAGCGCTTTGCACCAAGCTTCGGTCATTTTAAAGATATGAAGAGCTTTGCTGAGCTGCAAACGGCTTGGGACAAGACCTTGCGCCATTTGACCCGCATGAGTGTCATCGTGGAAAATTCTATTGACCTGTCTCTTGAAAGAGAAGTGCCGGATATCCTCTGCTCAGCTTTGACAGATGACTGTATCGGACGCGGTAAGCATTTGAAAGAGGGCGGAGCTGTCTATGACTATATTTCCGGTCTTCAAGTCGGTATTGCCAATCTATCAGACTCATTGGCGGCTATCAAAAAGCTGGTCTTTGAGGAAGGCAGGCTGACTCCAGCTGAACTCTGGCATGCACTTGAAACGGACTATGCAGGTGAGCGTGGTAAAGAAATTCAAGAAATGCTGATTCATGATGCACCGAAATATGGTAATGATGATGATTACGCAGATAAGCTAGTGACAGATGCTTATGATATTTATGTGGATGAAATCGCTAAATATCCAAATACCCGTTATGGCCGTGGTCCAATTGGCGGTATCCGCTACTCTGGAACATCTTCTATTTCAGCCAATGTAGGTCAAGGTCGCGGTACCTTGGCGACACCAGATGGCCGCAATGCCGGAACACCGCTCGCTGAAGGCTGCTCTCCATCCCACAATATGGACAAGAACGGCCCGACCTCTGTATTAAAATCTGTTTCCAAATTACCGACAGACGAAATCGTAGGTGGCGTTCTGCTCAATCAAAAAGTCAATCCTCAGACCCTGTCTAAGGAAGAAGATAAAGTGAAACTTATTGCCTTGCTTCGTACATTCTTTAACCGTCTGCATGGCTATCATATCCAATACAATGTCGTTTCTCGGGAAACCTTGATTGATGCTCAGAAGCATCCTGATAAACACCGCGATTTGATTGTTCGTGTTGCAGGCTACTCTGCTTTCTTCAATGTGCTTTCCAAGGCGACACAAGATGATATTATCGGACGTACGGAGCACACATTGTAA